In the genome of uncultured Fibrobacter sp., one region contains:
- a CDS encoding 8-oxo-dGTP diphosphatase — protein MLNTTLCYIEQDGKYLLLHRVKKKNDINKDKWIGIGGKFEERESPEDCIKREALEETGLTLIRPKYRGIVTFISDGMDQTEFMHLFTATEFEGSLKDCDEGTLEWVPKENVAKLPHWDGDLIFLALLERGEPFFSLKLTYKGSTLTEALLNEEPVTFDSVLAGNT, from the coding sequence ATGCTAAACACAACCCTCTGTTACATCGAACAAGACGGCAAGTACTTGCTGCTCCACCGCGTCAAGAAGAAGAATGACATCAACAAGGACAAGTGGATCGGCATTGGCGGCAAGTTCGAGGAAAGGGAATCTCCCGAGGACTGTATCAAGCGCGAGGCTCTCGAAGAAACGGGCCTCACGCTGATCCGCCCGAAGTACAGAGGGATTGTCACCTTCATTAGCGACGGCATGGACCAGACCGAGTTCATGCACCTGTTCACGGCGACCGAATTTGAGGGATCGCTCAAGGACTGCGACGAAGGCACGCTCGAATGGGTACCCAAGGAAAACGTGGCAAAGCTCCCCCACTGGGACGGCGACTTGATTTTCCTTGCGCTACTCGAAAGGGGCGAGCCTTTCTTTTCGCTCAAGCTGACCTACAAGGGCAGCACCTTGACCGAGGCTTTGCTGAACGAGGAACCGGTTACTTTCGATAGCGTTTTAGCGGGAAACACGTAA
- the lptE gene encoding LPS assembly lipoprotein LptE yields MKPLFVLLAAIVFSGCYSFTASTLPSHIKTVKIHEVEDKTLDPVLANNIRTGVLEMFRKNAGGVRLVNEDANADFEMTLLSYTNKPENYTSKSDVETYRVTIRVSVKFYDNVKDRVIYESKSLSAEGTYDVQANETEDRHGQARAIEKLQDLIITNALAKW; encoded by the coding sequence ATGAAACCGCTATTTGTTCTTCTAGCAGCGATTGTATTTTCCGGTTGCTACAGTTTTACTGCATCGACGCTTCCGAGTCATATCAAGACCGTCAAGATTCATGAAGTCGAAGACAAGACGCTTGATCCGGTACTCGCGAATAATATCCGTACTGGTGTTCTGGAAATGTTCCGGAAAAATGCAGGGGGTGTTCGTCTAGTAAACGAAGACGCTAATGCCGATTTCGAGATGACCCTTTTGAGCTATACGAACAAGCCCGAAAACTACACGAGTAAAAGCGATGTGGAAACCTACCGCGTCACGATTCGCGTCAGTGTCAAGTTTTATGATAACGTAAAAGATCGCGTAATCTACGAGTCGAAGTCGCTCAGTGCCGAAGGCACCTACGATGTGCAGGCGAATGAAACCGAAGACCGCCATGGCCAGGCTCGTGCTATTGAAAAACTTCAAGACCTCATTATCACGAACGCCCTCGCAAAATGGTAA
- a CDS encoding aminoacyl--tRNA ligase-related protein, whose translation MLDIKKIRENPEYYIAETEKKYTTVSLRDVLAVDNERRPLLTEVERLKSERNAQSKKIGELKKKGENADEAQAATRELGNKIDELDKKLKELDYKQTEMLMHVPNIAPRSPEGKDSSDNVVEKDGPIPFDYYTKNDDFARVDHKTLGERLGIFDFERGAKISGSGFPVYRGLGSRLERALIQFFLDEHQKAGFEEFTPPYLVTRNTMRGTGQLPKFEEDMYRCDKDDDLFLIPTAEVPLTNLYSGEVIPESELPKRICAYSACFRREAGSYGKDTRGLLRLHQFNKVEMVYFAHPEHSYEDHEELTRFGEK comes from the coding sequence ATGCTTGACATCAAGAAAATCCGCGAAAATCCGGAATACTACATTGCTGAAACCGAAAAGAAATATACGACCGTAAGCCTTCGTGACGTGCTCGCCGTCGATAACGAACGTCGCCCGCTCCTCACCGAAGTCGAACGCCTCAAGAGTGAACGCAACGCCCAGTCCAAGAAGATTGGCGAACTCAAGAAGAAAGGCGAAAACGCTGACGAAGCCCAAGCCGCCACACGCGAACTCGGCAACAAGATTGACGAACTCGACAAGAAGCTCAAGGAACTTGACTACAAGCAGACCGAAATGCTCATGCACGTTCCGAACATCGCTCCGCGTTCTCCGGAAGGCAAGGACAGCTCGGACAACGTTGTCGAAAAAGACGGCCCGATTCCGTTTGACTACTACACCAAGAACGATGACTTCGCCCGCGTGGACCACAAGACCTTGGGCGAACGCCTTGGCATTTTTGACTTTGAACGTGGCGCCAAGATTTCCGGTTCCGGTTTCCCGGTTTACCGCGGTCTCGGCTCTCGCCTCGAACGCGCCCTCATCCAGTTCTTCCTCGACGAACACCAGAAGGCCGGCTTCGAAGAATTCACTCCGCCGTACCTCGTTACCCGCAACACCATGCGCGGCACGGGTCAGCTCCCGAAGTTCGAAGAAGACATGTACCGCTGCGACAAGGATGACGACCTGTTCCTCATCCCGACTGCAGAAGTACCGCTCACGAACCTCTACTCCGGCGAAGTGATTCCGGAATCTGAACTCCCGAAGCGCATCTGCGCCTACTCTGCCTGCTTCCGCCGCGAAGCTGGTAGCTACGGCAAGGACACCCGCGGTCTGCTGCGTTTGCACCAGTTCAACAAGGTTGAAATGGTCTACTTCGCCCATCCGGAACACAGCTACGAAGACCACGAAGAACTCACCCGCTTCGGTGAAAAGC